From the Manis javanica isolate MJ-LG chromosome 13, MJ_LKY, whole genome shotgun sequence genome, one window contains:
- the LOC108383465 gene encoding LOW QUALITY PROTEIN: disintegrin and metalloproteinase domain-containing protein 2 (The sequence of the model RefSeq protein was modified relative to this genomic sequence to represent the inferred CDS: inserted 5 bases in 4 codons; substituted 1 base at 1 genomic stop codon) translates to MLCVPLLLTGLSGLQEGVDSERLREQITIPEKIRSLYSEGFVSHVSYNIVIEGRTYTVNLMQXRFCHYQGYTKGYPKSVVTISTCAGLXGLIQFENTSYRIEPLEPSTGFEHIIYQVKPKSAGISLYTEKDAESREVPYIQSIEPFTELTQYLEMHVVVKNNMCTHMGXDAGVVIQKIFQLMRLTNAIFSSFKIRIILSSLELWRNVSMITVTRDANDLLHRFXKWKRSYLVLRSHNVAFLLVYREKSQCVGTTFQGKRCDNQYGGGVALYPGSLNLESLAVIMAQLLRVGMGIAYDDINKCQCSGAICIMNPEAIHSTGVKSFSNCSMEDFADFISKPSAQCLRNQPRSDPPYKAAVCGTREVEQXEQCDCGSEEECASLPASCCNSKTCTLTVGSVCASGPCCTGCQHAQKGKECRSASGEGDLPEYYNGSSASCPANLFVQDGHPCGEDQWLCVSSTTQCQDTFGEGSTFGPPECYNQINTETDEAGDCGSSASEYTKCKPKDLKCGKLICEYTIEPIINIPNASVTYINVSGHRCVALEFPCNDKDSTKMWVRDGTVCDSNKACRNKECVDVGFLGYDYTAEKCNSHGVCNNKKHCHCNPTYLPPNCQHAQDAWPGGSTDNLPNLSFLLIPFLGVLTFILLKVYCEWKNRRTEEEDTSDEQLGSESESKV, encoded by the exons ATGCTCTGCGTTCCGCTGCTGCTCACTGGGCTCAGTGGGCTCCAGGAAGGCGTCGATTCTGAAAGACTACGTGAGCAAATTACAATTCCAGAGAAGATACGGTCACTGTATAGTGAAGGATTTGTATCACATGTGTCCTACAACATTGTAATTGAAGGGAGAACATATACTGTGAACCTAATGC AGCGTTTTTGCCACTACCAAGGGTATACTAAAGGTTATCCAAAGTCTGTGGTGACCATTAGCACATGTGCTGGACT GGGCTTAATACAGTTTGAAAATACAAGTTATAGAATTGAGCCCTTGGAGCCTTCAACTGGTTTTGAACACATAATTTATCAAGTTAAACCTAAGAGTGCAGGCATTTCTTTATATACAGAGAAGGATGCTGAGTCAAGAGAAGTGCCCTATATACAAAGCATAGAGCCTTTTACAGAGTTAACTCAGTATTTAGAAATGCATGTTGTAGTCAAAAATAATATGTGTACTCATATGG CTGATGCAGGTGTTGTTATTCAAAAAATCTTCCAGTTGATGAGATTGACTAAtgctattttttcttcatttaagatTAGAATAATTCTATCTTCATTGGAGCTTTGGAGAAATGTAAGTATGATTACAGTAACCAGAGATGCTAATGACTTAttacacagat taaaatggaaaagatcatatCTTGTTTTGCGTTCACACAATGTAGCATTTTTACTTGTTTACAGAGAAAAATCACAGTGTGTTGGTACAACCTTTCAAGGGAAGAGGTGTGACAATCAGTATGGAGGAGGTGTTGCTCTGTATCCCGGAAGCTTAAATCTGGAATCACTTGCAGTTATTATGGCTCAACTGCTGAGAGTCGGTATGGGAATAGCTTATGATGACATTAACAAATGCCAGTGCTCAGGAGCTATCTGCATAATGAACCCAGAAGCGATTCATTCCACTGGTGTGAAGAGCTTTAGTAACTGCAGCATGGAGGATTTTGCAGATTTTATTTCAAAGCCAAGTGCCCAGTGTCTTCGAAATCAGCCACGCTCAGATCCACCATACAAAGCTGCCGTCTGTGGCACCAGGGAGGTAGAACAATGAGAGCAATGTGACTGTGGGAGTGAGGAGGAGTGTGCTTCTTTGCCAGCCTCGTGCTGTAATTCCAAGACGTGTACACTGACAGTCGGTTCAGTCTGCGCCTCAGGACCATGCTGTACAGGCTGTCAGCAcgcacagaaaggaaaagaatgtagGTCTGCCTCTGGTGAAGGTGATCTCCCTGAATACTACAACGGATCCTCTGCATCATGTCCAGCAAACCTTTTTGTCCAGGATGGCCATCCGTGTGGAGAGGATCAGTGGCTCTGTGTCAGCAGCACAACACAATGCCAGGATACATTTGGTGAAGGTTCAACTTTTGGTCCTCCAGAGTGCTATAATCAAATTAACACTGAAACTGATGAAGCTGGGGACTGTGGCTCAAGCGCTTCAGAATACACTAAGTGTAAACCTAAGGATCTGAAGTGTGGAAAATTAATATGTGAATATACAATCGAGCCTATAATTAATATTCCAAATGCCTCTGTTACTTATATCAACGTGAGTGGACATCGCTGTGTCGCCTTGGAGTTTCCATGTAATGATAAAGACAGCACAAAAATGTGGGTGAGAGATGGAACTGTTTGTGATTCAAATAAGGCTTGCAGGAATAAGGAATGTGTAGATGTTGGATTCCTGGGCTATGACTATACTGCAGAAAAATGTAATTCTCATGGTGTATGCAATAATAAAAAACACTGTCACTGTAACCCCACATATTTACCTCCAAACTGCCAACATGCTCAAGATGCATGGCCTGGTGGAAGTACTGACAACTTACCTAATCTGTCCTTCTTACTCATTCCGTTTCTTGGTGTATTGACTTTTATCCTGCTGAAAGTTTATTGCGAATGGAAAAATCGGAGAACTGAGGAGGAGGACACAAGCGATGAGCAACTTGGAAGTGAGAGTGAATCCAAAGTGTAG